tttagtttcaccctaaATTCCCAAAAAAAtgttacagtacctatcacatcgaatgtttgcggcccgtgcatggagcattaaatatagacgaaaaaaactaattgcacagtttggtgggaaattgcgagacgaacgttttgagcctaattagtccataattgaacactaattgccaaataaaaatgaaagtgctacgatAGCCCTAAATTCCAACTTCctagaactaaacacgcgctttgTTGACTTACAAAAGGCAGTCACATCCATGTACTGGTTATAAGGTTATTAGGATCGAGACCCCGAGTAgtaggtttttttttttgacagcaGGATTGTTATTTATTTGAGATCGTTGGATCGTATGCTCGTATGGTGTACTCTCTGGCAACAAGCTTACATGAGTAATAAGCATTCACACATGCGAAGCTAAGCTGCCTTAAAGTGCAAGCAATCTAATAAGAACCAGTGGCTCAAGctgctgacacgacgccgactgCATATGGAGCCGTTGGCTTCGCGCCGAAGCATATGCATTTCCAGATTTGAACACAAAGAACTTGAGTACCAGTAGCAATGGCAGCAACTGAGCAACTAGCGTTTGCACGGTTTGTGCGCCGCGCCGACTGACTAGTACAGATCGGAACACGACAGAATATTGATGTGCATCTGTCATCTGCTTGTTCAAACTAGCTCAAACACGAAATCCAGCAACTAGGATTCAGTTCAACAAATCGATTAACCAATAATGTGATGAAGCTGAGGGAAAACAAACCGTGAACACATCAGTCTGTTACAGTATATATCAGTTGGAGAGTTAGACTGTTAGACAGTATAGATCGATCGTActacagaaatgattttttttaGAGGCGTCTCCCTTTTCTAACAGAAGCGGTTGTTTTAACACGTCGTTACTAACCTTCGCGGGAGGCATTGCAGCTATACAACCGTTGctagaaatcaatttttagaggcggttccaTTAAGAAATCTGCCTCTAAAAATGTATCCATTTTTAGCGGCGGTTTCGTTAAGAGAACCGTCTATGAAAATCGATTGTCAGAGGCGGTTGCATTAAgaaaaccgcctctgaaaattagTGATTTTCGTAGACAATTCTCTTAAGAtaaccgcctctgaaaattgtATTAACCAAACCGTCCTAAAAATAgctgcaacacaaataaattcatatctgTTTTAAAtgaagtcggatgaagataaactttatatcaaaattgtagagctcgacgagatctaaaactttgtagttgataaattttttgtttgatatcatttagggttccaaatatataaattaaATCTCAGATTTTAAATTACAATTTTTTTGAATTTTCAAATGACTTTGGATGGAGAAATgttctatatcaaagttgtagtgctcgacgagatctaaaactttatagttgaaagttTTCTCATTTAAGATTGTTTATGAGTTAAAATATTGTTTATAAGATTCGTACATATTAGTATAAATAGACAACATTGTAGAACAAGATACAAGAGATTGTGTGGTGCGGTGGTAGGGGATGAGACACGCGAGGAAGAGGTCATGGGCAATAAATCTTGTGAGCAGGAGGTCGGTCCTCAGGCCTTTCTAAAAAATGAGTGAAAAATAAATCTTGTGAGCCGGAGATCGGTCCTCAGGCCTTTCGACCatattaaaaatattttttttatttttattagactctaaatgatttttgaaaaattctaaaaattatttttagggGCTGTTGAGTCAACCGcctctcaaaattattttaagttgcagttgtcttaagaaaaccgcctctgaaaatcaatTTTAGTTGCGGTTATCTTAAGAAAACCACCTCTGAAACTTATTTTTACAGTCGGTGGCATTGTAGCGGTTATTCAAACCGTCTCTAAAAAGCGATTTTAACTGCCTCTAAAAATCTTTTCTATAGTAGTGACTTACGGTTGCCATGACAGTAAATTAAATATAACAGGAGACCAAGTCAAAACAAATAAGATGATACAGCATTCTTGGGAAGCATAGCATTCGTTGTTATGCTGATATAAGAGCACGGAACGAGGAACATTAGTTTTTTTTACTCatagaatttttttatttatctAATTAAGTTTCCCCTTCCTCCGTCCTGAAACAATATAAAGGATTTAAGTTTATCATACATCAAACTAtcctaaatttgatcaaacttaaagaGAACATATTGACACCTACTCCGTACCACATAAAAAAGGTGAATTATGGAACTACTTCATAATGTATTTAATAATGCTAATTTGATGTTCTGAATATTATTGCTCTTTCCAATAAACACGATCAAATCTGGGATAGACCTGctctcaaaaaaaaaacagttaTAGCAGTACAAATAAttgttcatttttctttttgttcCAATTTAGATCGCGGCTATTTATCTATTCACATAGTATAATCAACTTCCAGAGAGGAGAAACTTCACCCTATTTCTTCTTTCTGTAGTAAGCGAACCTTGACAACAGCTGGACAGCCCCATGCATCTCCTCTAAACAAACTTCAGTGCCTTCGTGCAGTCGTGCTGTAACCAACGTACCATAGTGTGAAAGGCTCCGATTCGAGGCTCCGATTCAAGTCGACGGACTAAAAATGAGATGTGAGGAACCATCATTTCCCCTTTCTTGTTAGAATAAAGCAAGAGATGCGTTCAGATTGTGCTGACTGGTGAAAGAATATTAACTATGTTCACTTGAGCTTATTCAGCAATATTTTTTAGttatgaaatagtatttttctctcacaacatttcagtatAAGCATGATTCATTTATTATTCTACTTATGAAGAATCCCCTCCATGTTCACACGTTGCAGATGCAGTTGAAATGGACATGTGAAAGCGACTGGCTAagtttagtttctaaaaagttttccaaaaagtgctatagcagtcattacatcgaatcttgcgatacgtagatagagcattaaatgtagacgaaaaaaaactaattgcatagtttggttggaaattgcgagacgaacgttttgagtctaattagtccatgattgaacactaattgctaaataaaaacgaaagtgctacactagccaaatttccaaaattcgcgaactaaacacgcactgAAAGATTTAATTTGTTCCAGGTGAAACCAACAGAACCCAGAAGAAACCAGATGAAGCCGTCCACCActtgtattttaattattttcaTTCATATGTCCTTTGACAGATGTGAGTCAGTCTGCAATTCCGCATCAGAGATAAGCAGAGGCTACATACATACTCTTGCTCCGAGTCCGAGTCTCAGACCCGCACAGATCTCGATCACTTGTCGCCATGGAGGAGGAACAGCATGCAGAAGCCACCAAGCACGGTGGCGGCGGCCATGACCCACGCTGCGACCGCGAAGGCCAGCGGCATGAGCGCGCCGATCTTCCAGGTGAAGGCGGCGGTGAGCGTGGCGGTGAGGAGCCACACGGCGAGCATGGTGCGGCCCCGCGCCGCGGACCCTGGCGGCGTGCGCTCGAAgcggcggagggagaggaagagcagGTTGAGGTGCGAGAGGCCGACGAAGGCGAGGTCGTGGCcgccgcggcggaggcggaggcggaggcagagaGCGAGGTTGAGCCCGAAGGCGACGAGGATCCCCACGGTGGCCAAGGGCAGGCGGCAGCCGCGGGCCGGTGCCGGCGCCGCCGGATCCGGGTGGGGATCAGAGGAGGGTTTCGGTGGATCGGCGGCCATGGTTGCGTCACGTTGCAGCAGGAGTGAAGGACGGGCCGGGGACCGGGGTGGAAGGGTTTGGGATGGTTCCCCGACTGGTCAATAGACAATAGCCATTGACTCTAGACATGTCTAGCCACGTGACTTGGACTTTTTTGTCAATATTATAAATACTAGTATTTTTTTTTACTCATACACTCACAACGCGCATACCCGCTCATATGAACGCACTTACATAAATTCTACCTTTATGATCATCTTTAAAGATTGGGTCAACAAATcttcgagattgacgaagtcaccatagaCGCCTCGCTATCGACGGGAACGTTGCCTACTGCTGAAAACACAAACGCTGTTAAATCCTAAAACATTCGCTCCCATGAGAGTCAAGCCCGGGACCTGAGATGCTACTTAGACTCTTGTAACCATTAGGCTACATGCCCTTTCACATAAATACTACTGTCATATATTGTCTGTGCTAACGCACAACACTTACAATTGATTTGGTGCTAGAAGCTATAATCAGAAATTTATGCTTCTATTAATAAAGTGTGCTCTTGGAGTTTGGTACATTTGATATGGGTATACCAAGCACGTATGAATCACTTTATCAAAATTTAAATTAAATTTCTTTTGCTGTGTTCTCTTTTTCTAGAGCCTGTTTTCAAACTGGGAAAACAAGGGACTACAGTAGCACATGCAAATAATGTGTCACGGAGAAGAATCCTAGCACAActagattcaggttctttgccgagtgcctgaagcactcggcaaagatcaaattgtactcggtaaagcctttgccgagtgcggcattcggcaaagaacacacggcaaaaaattgatcgacaaagacctctttgccgagagctccgggggcactcggcaaagaaaagcgaccgtcacagcGCCGGTCCTGTtcacggtggctttgccgagtgccaaccctgcaggcactcggcaaagattttttttatttttttttaaaaaaatctttgccgagtgctccttgGACggtgctcggcaaagtttgatttttttttaaaaaaaaatctttgccgagtgtcctctggtcggcactcggcaaagtttgaaattttttttaaaaaaaaattctttgccgagtgccctctggccggcactcggcaaagtttgattttttttgaaaaaattctttgctgagtgccctttggccggcactcggcaaagtttgaattttttttaaaaaattctttgtcgagtgccctctggccggcactcggcaaagttggaatttttttttaaattctttgccgagtaccatggtcatggcactcggcaaagctggaaaaatggtttttcgtgcgcccatttttccagctttgccgagtgctgtgaccatggcactcggcaacgaggtcctttgccgagtgcaacacttggcaaagtgacccaaaacgacaatttttatttttttttaaattccatcatgacaattaaattcatacaaacatatatcacatatatatctcatccatcacatatatatctcatccatcacatatatatctcatccatccgcacatatcacatccatcacaatatatatcacatatataataataagtgctcaagtccatctagataaatccacaagtccatcaaagtccacaagtgcatcacaagtatatcacaagtccatcaccaagtgaacaacaaataaaaaaaatacaacgtgcacttatctcggccactgcgactgtggtgaaggtccattcggaggtgcatgaggtggattattcgaaccaccgtcagatggagactgcacaaaggagaaaagattgcatgtaagacaaaattatttggatagctaatctaggaaggtagaggccatacaagcaaagcacaagcgaaagtaaaaaactttcatactcacaggagtagctacagctgcaggacgcggaggaggaggtggaaccaacaacccagctggcagagagaagcccacacgttgcccaagcccttgtaggaactctgtaatgtccgtcagcctctgcgcctgggcctgccgctcggtccactcggcctccagctgggccaccATCCTCTGGTCCCCGGCCtctagctcctgacgttgcctcatttcttattCTAGCCggacctgcaatatttcactccaatgtttcagtaatacaaagctaattaaggtgtgtaaagatcaatgtatgacgagtaaaacaggaataacctcgagtgcgtcgacccagtgctgtgcagcggtcggccgtatgcaaatggccgggctctcgctcgtgctccgtgctcggatctgggagagagagggagtaaaggccgtgtcgatgacgtcgTCGCTAAGCCAGAACCGCCcaagcttcttgccttgcccctccctcatgacggcctctccatcgaagtcctgggtgctcggatcgtggtctgacccatggagcgacctcgccacctcagtgtactcactgatgcgggagtggacgctcgggttcgtgtatgcctcgggcgagtcctctaggttgaaggagacgttgggcgtcgccttgcccttgtgggtcatacaccatgcctggaagtccgagctagcctggccactatgtgacgccgactgcgagaaagacagcacgatgattagaaatcaggcagaactgagcgttacaatagataaatgaatccatgtacccatgcttgtttgtatccggtgaggctacggctgccttgatggtgtattggaccttgcatctgcaaacgatgaTCTCGGGCATCCCTacgcatcttgaggtactcctccgtgaaccacctctccaccatcatcgcccaacactcaggatacgcttggcaccaccatggaatcatctacacgtcatcaagtattggacatataagaagatcaaattaaaccaacttaatctcaaaacgaatcaatattgatgttcttcatgtacctcaaggtactgcacccgggtcagctacatctctcttgcgtctttcttggatttcctccct
The nucleotide sequence above comes from Miscanthus floridulus cultivar M001 chromosome 18, ASM1932011v1, whole genome shotgun sequence. Encoded proteins:
- the LOC136519550 gene encoding uncharacterized protein — its product is MAADPPKPSSDPHPDPAAPAPARGCRLPLATVGILVAFGLNLALCLRLRLRRGGHDLAFVGLSHLNLLFLSLRRFERTPPGSAARGRTMLAVWLLTATLTAAFTWKIGALMPLAFAVAAWVMAAATVLGGFCMLFLLHGDK